From Solwaraspora sp. WMMD1047, the proteins below share one genomic window:
- a CDS encoding LLM class flavin-dependent oxidoreductase has product MDVGILLDLRNPADWRRPWSEHYDRTIELVREAERRGAGSVWLTEHHLFEDGYLPQPLTLAAALATRTSRIRIGTGILLGALRHPLHIAEQAALVDVLSAGRLELGFGAGWSRAEYAAFDIDFDRRFRRTDHTLVEVERLLRETVRPPAVQQPVPLWLGYQGPRGARRAGRLGVGLLALDGALLEPYQTGLADGGHDPARARMGGLLDVIVAADPERTTDRLLPYVAHQANSYRQGKARAEGRQIPALTVDDLRATVRSGGQLPGITVRTPDDAIRAIRAQLAGLPARHVYCWGSVAGMPDDLVEEHLDLLLGVVRPALGGADRAGVS; this is encoded by the coding sequence GTGGACGTTGGGATCCTCCTCGACCTGCGCAACCCGGCCGACTGGCGTCGGCCCTGGTCAGAGCATTACGACCGGACGATCGAACTGGTACGGGAGGCCGAACGGCGCGGGGCCGGCTCGGTCTGGCTCACCGAACACCACCTCTTCGAGGACGGCTACCTGCCGCAGCCGCTGACCCTCGCGGCGGCGCTCGCCACCCGGACCAGCCGGATCCGGATCGGCACCGGCATCCTCCTCGGCGCCCTGCGCCACCCGCTGCACATCGCCGAACAGGCCGCGCTGGTCGACGTGCTCTCCGCCGGACGGCTGGAACTCGGCTTCGGCGCCGGCTGGTCCCGTGCCGAGTACGCCGCCTTCGACATCGACTTCGACCGCCGGTTCCGCCGCACCGACCACACCCTCGTCGAGGTCGAGCGGCTGCTGCGGGAGACCGTCCGCCCGCCCGCCGTCCAGCAGCCGGTACCGCTCTGGCTCGGCTACCAGGGGCCGCGCGGCGCCCGCCGGGCCGGCCGCCTCGGGGTCGGGCTGTTGGCACTCGACGGCGCCCTGCTGGAGCCGTACCAGACGGGTCTGGCCGACGGTGGGCACGACCCGGCGCGGGCGCGGATGGGCGGTCTGCTCGACGTCATCGTCGCGGCCGACCCGGAGCGGACCACCGACCGGCTGCTGCCCTACGTCGCCCACCAGGCCAACAGCTACCGGCAGGGCAAGGCGCGCGCCGAGGGCCGTCAGATTCCGGCCCTCACCGTCGACGACCTGCGGGCCACCGTCCGGTCCGGGGGTCAGCTGCCGGGGATCACCGTACGCACGCCCGACGACGCGATCCGGGCGATCCGGGCCCAGCTGGCCGGCCTACCCGCCCGGCACGTCTACTGCTGGGGCAGCGTGGCGGGCATGCCCGACGACCTTGTCGAGGAGCACCTCGACCTGCTGCTCGGGGTGGTCCGCCCGGCGCTGGGCGGCGCGGACCGGGCCGGAGTGAGCTGA
- a CDS encoding RICIN domain-containing protein — MENSGTAPPRGRRFSRRRWLAGLVAAATMLGGGVLAVAAAPSASAATVDPNAWYMLINRNSGKALDVYNFSTADGGRITQWTRGTGANQQWQFVDSGGGYYRVKSRHSGKVLDVYNFSTADGASIVQWADGNGQNQQFRLADSDGGYVRLIGRQSGKAVEVQNAATNDGANIVQYRDWGGNNQQWQLVQVGGSNPTTPPPTTPPGNTGQFTNPAVWQDFADGEILRVGDAYYYSASTMHYSPGAPILRSYNLVDWEYAGHSVPRLDFESGAYDMSGGRAYVKGIWASTLNYRPSNSTYYWLGCIEFNRSYVYTATAVDGTWTKRSRLPCYYDAGLMFDNDTPYVAYGNGTISVAQLNSDLSAQVRAQQVYQTPSSIGTLEGARMYKRGNYYYIWLTRPANGQYVLRSTSPWGPYEQRQVLLDLPGPIPGGGVPHQGGIVQTQNGDWYYMAFTDAYPGGRMPTLAPLNWSADGWPTVQTVNGRWGVNYPRPNISTTRTVASMIGPDTFAGPALGHRWEWNHNPDTSRYSVNNGLRLQTATVTNDLYNARNTVTHRTQGPISTATIELDYSTMANGDRSGLAMLRQSSAWIGVVKQNNATRVVMTDGLTMDSNWNTTGTGVERAGANISGGRIWLRARADIQPGANRQATFSYSTDGVNFTPLGPAFTLNNQWQFFMGYRFGIFNYATQALGGSVTVRRFDLTAP, encoded by the coding sequence ATGGAAAACAGTGGAACGGCACCGCCACGAGGTCGGCGGTTCAGCCGGCGGCGGTGGCTGGCCGGGCTCGTCGCGGCGGCGACCATGCTGGGCGGCGGCGTGCTGGCGGTGGCCGCCGCGCCGTCGGCCTCGGCCGCGACCGTCGATCCCAACGCCTGGTACATGCTGATCAACCGCAACAGTGGCAAGGCGCTCGACGTCTACAACTTCTCCACCGCCGACGGCGGTCGGATCACCCAGTGGACCAGGGGCACCGGGGCCAATCAGCAGTGGCAGTTCGTCGACTCCGGCGGCGGCTACTACCGGGTCAAGTCGCGGCACTCCGGCAAGGTGCTCGACGTCTACAACTTCTCCACCGCCGACGGCGCGTCGATCGTGCAGTGGGCCGACGGCAACGGGCAGAACCAGCAGTTCCGGCTCGCCGACTCCGACGGCGGCTACGTCCGGTTGATCGGCCGGCAGAGCGGCAAAGCCGTCGAGGTGCAGAACGCCGCCACCAACGACGGCGCGAACATCGTGCAGTACCGCGATTGGGGCGGCAACAACCAGCAGTGGCAACTCGTCCAGGTCGGCGGCTCCAACCCCACCACCCCGCCGCCCACCACCCCGCCGGGCAACACGGGTCAGTTCACCAACCCGGCGGTCTGGCAGGACTTCGCCGACGGCGAGATCCTCCGCGTCGGGGACGCCTACTACTACTCGGCGTCGACCATGCACTACTCGCCGGGGGCGCCGATCCTGCGCTCCTACAACCTGGTGGACTGGGAGTACGCCGGGCACTCCGTACCCCGGTTGGACTTCGAGTCGGGGGCGTACGACATGAGCGGCGGCCGGGCCTACGTCAAGGGGATCTGGGCCTCGACGCTGAACTACCGGCCGAGCAACAGCACCTACTACTGGCTGGGCTGCATCGAGTTCAACCGGTCGTACGTCTACACCGCGACCGCGGTGGACGGCACCTGGACCAAGCGGTCCCGGCTGCCCTGCTACTACGACGCCGGCCTGATGTTCGACAACGACACCCCGTACGTCGCGTACGGCAACGGCACGATCAGCGTCGCGCAGCTCAACTCCGACCTGTCCGCCCAGGTGCGCGCCCAGCAGGTCTACCAGACCCCGTCCAGTATCGGCACCCTTGAGGGCGCCCGGATGTACAAGCGGGGAAACTACTACTACATCTGGCTGACCCGGCCGGCGAACGGGCAGTACGTGCTCCGGTCGACCAGCCCGTGGGGGCCGTACGAGCAGCGCCAGGTGCTGCTCGACCTGCCCGGCCCGATCCCCGGTGGCGGCGTCCCGCACCAGGGCGGGATCGTGCAGACCCAGAACGGCGACTGGTACTACATGGCCTTCACCGACGCCTACCCGGGCGGCCGGATGCCGACCCTGGCGCCGCTGAACTGGTCGGCCGACGGCTGGCCGACCGTGCAGACGGTGAACGGCCGGTGGGGCGTCAACTACCCGCGGCCGAACATCAGCACCACCCGGACCGTGGCGTCCATGATCGGACCGGACACCTTCGCCGGGCCGGCGCTGGGGCACCGCTGGGAGTGGAACCACAACCCGGACACCAGCCGGTACTCGGTCAACAACGGGCTGCGGCTGCAGACCGCGACGGTGACGAACGATCTCTACAACGCGCGGAACACGGTGACCCACCGGACCCAGGGACCGATCTCCACGGCGACCATCGAGCTGGACTACTCGACGATGGCCAACGGCGACCGGTCCGGGTTGGCGATGCTGCGGCAGTCCTCGGCCTGGATCGGGGTGGTGAAGCAGAACAACGCCACCCGGGTCGTGATGACCGACGGGCTGACGATGGACAGCAACTGGAACACCACCGGTACCGGGGTGGAGCGGGCCGGCGCGAACATCTCCGGCGGTCGGATCTGGTTGCGGGCGCGGGCCGACATCCAGCCGGGGGCCAACCGGCAGGCGACGTTCTCGTACAGCACCGACGGGGTGAACTTCACCCCGCTGGGTCCGGCCTTCACGTTGAACAACCAGTGGCAGTTCTTCATGGGCTACCGGTTCGGCATCTTCAACTACGCCACCCAGGCGCTGGGTGGGTCGGTGACCGTACGCCGATTTGATCTGACCGCTCCGTAG
- a CDS encoding GNAT family N-acetyltransferase, with amino-acid sequence MAGELIPVPEPTTPVFQERLADRGRFDLIPLDPDRHLDVVYRWVTEPRARFWGMTGHSREQVAEIYHFLAGLDSHHAYLMRLDGTPVGIFQTYQPAKDPVGECYPVQPGDFGIHLFVAAPAGRPAPGFTGAVAGALHRYVFADPAVRRIVIEPDVRNEVALRRWRRLGYRFGAQVELAGKRAQLAFLPRDSVGG; translated from the coding sequence GTGGCCGGCGAGTTGATCCCGGTGCCGGAGCCGACGACCCCGGTCTTTCAGGAGCGGCTGGCCGACCGGGGCCGGTTCGACCTGATCCCGCTGGACCCGGACCGGCACCTGGATGTGGTGTACCGGTGGGTGACCGAGCCCCGCGCGCGGTTCTGGGGGATGACCGGGCACAGCCGGGAGCAGGTCGCCGAGATCTACCACTTCCTCGCCGGCCTGGACAGCCATCACGCGTACCTGATGCGGCTGGACGGCACCCCGGTGGGGATCTTCCAGACCTACCAGCCGGCGAAGGATCCGGTGGGCGAGTGCTATCCGGTGCAGCCGGGCGACTTCGGCATCCACCTGTTCGTCGCCGCGCCGGCCGGCCGGCCGGCGCCGGGCTTCACCGGCGCGGTGGCGGGTGCGCTGCACCGGTACGTCTTCGCCGATCCGGCGGTGCGGCGGATCGTGATCGAGCCGGACGTCCGCAACGAGGTGGCGTTGCGTCGCTGGCGGCGGCTCGGCTACCGGTTCGGTGCGCAGGTCGAGCTGGCCGGCAAGCGGGCGCAGTTGGCCTTCCTGCCCCGGGACTCCGTCGGCGGGTGA
- a CDS encoding IucA/IucC family protein, whose product MNPQPPAHLNPVAIEVAHRHLVAKAIAEFSHERLISPVPDGDDLVLTAGRSRYRFRARRYALDHLAVEPDSLRREVAGAPAPLDALDLVTELADTLGIPDRLLGTYLEEISATLAGTAWKHQHRRHRVADLVDADFQTIESAMTEGHPIFVANNGRIGFGLADHVAYAPEAGQPVRLVWLAVRRDLSAFTAGRGVDEERLYAEELGTDALRGFEQRLRDLDLDPADYRWLPVHPWQWEHKVTITFAPEVARRAIVPVGTGPHRYQAQQSIRTFFNLDRPDRHYVKTALAIQNMGFLRGLSPAYMRATPPINDWVADLVAGDDTLRDCGFTVLRELASIGYTGDAYHRGGGPVSAYQRMLAALWRESPVPRIGGGQRLATMASLLHRDWSGDHLVTAMIAASGVPADRWLSSYLRAYLRPLLHLLLRHDVAFMPHGENLIMVLDGNVPVRVFMKDIGEEVAAMHDRELPAEVARIRFPADDDLRSLAIFTDVFDGFLRFLAAILAADGVLPERTFWALVADCVRQHGDDHPDLRGRLDLFRPTFRHSCLNRLQLRNTLQMVDLTDQAGSLIFVGEQRNPIAAGVAS is encoded by the coding sequence ATGAACCCGCAACCCCCGGCCCACCTCAACCCGGTCGCGATCGAGGTGGCGCACCGCCACCTGGTGGCCAAGGCGATCGCCGAGTTCAGCCACGAACGGTTGATCAGCCCGGTGCCGGACGGCGACGACCTGGTGCTGACCGCCGGCCGGTCCCGCTACCGGTTCCGGGCCCGCCGGTACGCCCTGGACCACCTGGCCGTCGAGCCGGACTCGCTGCGCCGCGAGGTGGCCGGCGCCCCGGCCCCGCTCGACGCGCTGGACCTGGTCACCGAGCTGGCCGACACCCTCGGCATCCCGGACCGGCTGCTCGGCACCTACCTGGAGGAGATCAGCGCCACCCTCGCCGGCACCGCCTGGAAGCACCAGCACCGCCGGCACCGGGTGGCCGACCTGGTCGACGCCGACTTCCAGACCATCGAATCGGCGATGACCGAGGGGCACCCGATCTTCGTCGCGAACAACGGCCGGATCGGCTTCGGCCTGGCCGACCACGTCGCCTACGCGCCGGAGGCCGGTCAGCCGGTGCGGCTGGTCTGGCTCGCCGTCCGGCGCGACCTGAGTGCCTTCACCGCCGGCCGGGGCGTCGACGAAGAACGCCTGTACGCCGAGGAGCTGGGCACCGACGCGCTGCGCGGCTTCGAACAGCGGCTGCGCGACCTGGACCTCGACCCGGCCGACTACCGCTGGCTGCCCGTGCACCCCTGGCAGTGGGAGCACAAGGTCACCATCACCTTCGCCCCCGAGGTGGCCCGGCGGGCGATCGTGCCGGTCGGCACCGGCCCGCACCGCTACCAGGCGCAGCAGTCGATCCGGACCTTCTTCAACCTGGACCGGCCGGACCGGCACTACGTCAAGACCGCGCTCGCCATCCAGAACATGGGCTTTCTGCGCGGCCTCTCCCCGGCGTACATGCGGGCCACCCCGCCGATCAACGACTGGGTGGCCGACCTGGTGGCCGGCGACGACACCCTGCGGGACTGCGGCTTCACGGTGCTGCGGGAGCTGGCCTCGATCGGCTACACCGGCGACGCGTACCACCGCGGCGGCGGGCCGGTCTCGGCGTACCAGCGGATGCTCGCGGCGCTGTGGCGGGAGAGCCCGGTGCCGCGGATCGGCGGAGGCCAGCGGCTGGCCACCATGGCCAGCCTGCTGCACCGCGACTGGTCGGGCGACCACCTGGTGACCGCGATGATCGCCGCCTCCGGGGTGCCGGCCGACCGGTGGCTCAGCAGCTACCTGCGGGCCTACCTCCGGCCGCTGCTGCACCTGCTGCTCCGCCACGACGTGGCGTTCATGCCGCACGGCGAGAACCTGATCATGGTCCTGGACGGCAACGTTCCGGTCCGGGTGTTCATGAAGGACATCGGCGAGGAGGTCGCCGCCATGCACGACCGGGAACTGCCGGCCGAGGTGGCGCGGATCAGGTTCCCCGCCGACGACGACCTGCGGTCGCTGGCCATCTTCACCGACGTCTTCGACGGGTTCCTGCGGTTCCTGGCGGCGATCCTGGCCGCCGACGGGGTGCTGCCCGAGCGGACCTTCTGGGCGCTGGTGGCCGACTGCGTACGCCAGCACGGCGACGACCACCCCGACCTGCGCGGCCGGCTCGACCTGTTCCGGCCGACGTTCCGGCACTCCTGTCTGAACCGGCTGCAGCTGCGCAACACCCTGCAGATGGTCGACCTCACCGACCAGGCCGGCTCACTGATCTTCGTGGGTGAACAGCGGAACCCGATCGCCGCCGGGGTCGCGTCGTGA
- a CDS encoding GNAT family N-acetyltransferase, with product MTFTLRSRLGEFTVEPLDVPAHAADLHAWITHPRSVFWGMPTADLAAVRREYERLDADPHHHCWLGRLDGVPLFLTETYQPAQSELAAHYPVRDGDVGMHVLVAPPAATEPPRHGLTSAVLRTVMEFIFADDRHLRVVVEPDVRNTAIAARNAEAGFVVEREIQLSDKVARLSFCTRADYAASLIGRENR from the coding sequence GTGACCTTCACGCTGCGCTCCCGGCTGGGCGAGTTCACCGTCGAGCCGCTGGACGTGCCGGCCCACGCCGCCGACCTGCACGCCTGGATCACCCATCCCAGGTCGGTCTTCTGGGGGATGCCGACCGCCGACCTGGCCGCCGTCCGCCGGGAGTACGAGCGCCTCGACGCCGACCCGCACCACCACTGCTGGCTCGGCCGGCTCGACGGCGTACCGCTGTTCCTCACCGAGACCTACCAGCCCGCGCAGAGCGAGCTGGCCGCGCACTACCCGGTCCGCGACGGCGACGTCGGCATGCACGTGCTGGTCGCCCCGCCGGCCGCGACCGAGCCGCCCCGACACGGGCTCACCTCGGCGGTGCTGCGCACCGTCATGGAGTTCATCTTCGCCGACGACCGGCACCTGCGGGTGGTGGTCGAACCCGACGTGCGCAACACGGCGATCGCCGCCAGGAACGCCGAGGCCGGCTTCGTCGTCGAGCGCGAGATCCAGCTCTCCGACAAGGTGGCCCGGCTCAGCTTCTGCACCCGCGCCGACTACGCCGCGAGTCTGATCGGCAGGGAGAACCGATGA
- a CDS encoding aspartate aminotransferase family protein, with the protein MDAYRATIDETADMLADRVRDLRQPYSGASLAELRDLVDGVDLDTPLGSTGAALHEVGKLYLDHAIWFHEPTYLAHLNCPVALPAISAELLLAAVNTSVDTWDQSATGTLIERRMIDWTTARIGFGPTADGVFTSGGTQSNLHGLLLAREAALAGSTDRAADLPRLRILATTESHFSVGKSAGVLGLARDAVVPVATDGTGRMDPEALVDTVEELRDSGLLPMAVVATAGTTDLGCVDPLRAIGVACRHQRVWLHVDAAYGCGLLVSRRRRHLIDGIELADSVTVDFHKSFFQPVSSSAILVADGSTMRRIAVHADYLNPRTATVPNQVDKSLQTTRRFDALKLWMTLRTMGADQLGEMFDTVVDRAQETFRRLTADPDFEVAAVPTLSTVLFRYRPPWLTADDCDRLMPRLRARLFDSGVAIIAGTTLGRHYWLKFTLLNPDTNGEHIRSVLELIRRTARDLLDEEWDCDPAIEPATVAAGGA; encoded by the coding sequence ATGGACGCGTACCGCGCGACCATCGACGAGACCGCCGACATGCTCGCCGACCGGGTCCGCGACCTGCGCCAGCCCTACTCCGGGGCGAGCCTGGCGGAGCTGCGGGACCTGGTCGACGGGGTCGACCTGGACACTCCGCTGGGCAGCACCGGTGCCGCCCTGCACGAGGTCGGCAAGCTCTATCTCGACCACGCCATCTGGTTCCACGAGCCGACCTACCTGGCGCACCTGAACTGCCCGGTGGCGCTCCCGGCGATCAGCGCCGAACTGCTGCTCGCCGCCGTGAACACCTCGGTGGACACCTGGGACCAGAGTGCCACCGGCACCCTGATCGAGCGGCGGATGATCGACTGGACGACCGCCCGGATCGGCTTCGGGCCGACCGCGGACGGGGTCTTCACCAGCGGCGGCACCCAGTCCAATCTGCACGGTCTGCTGCTCGCCCGGGAGGCGGCCCTGGCCGGCTCCACCGACCGCGCCGCCGACCTGCCCCGGCTGCGGATCCTGGCCACCACCGAGAGCCACTTCAGCGTCGGCAAGTCGGCCGGCGTGCTCGGGCTGGCCCGCGACGCGGTGGTGCCGGTGGCCACCGACGGCACCGGCCGGATGGACCCGGAGGCGCTCGTCGACACCGTCGAGGAGCTGCGCGACAGCGGCCTGCTCCCGATGGCGGTGGTGGCCACCGCCGGCACCACCGACCTGGGCTGCGTCGACCCGCTGCGCGCGATCGGCGTCGCCTGCCGGCACCAGCGCGTCTGGCTGCACGTGGACGCCGCGTACGGCTGCGGGTTGCTGGTCTCCCGGCGCCGGCGGCACCTGATCGACGGCATCGAACTGGCCGACTCGGTCACCGTCGACTTCCACAAGAGCTTCTTCCAGCCGGTCAGCTCCAGCGCCATCCTGGTCGCCGACGGCTCGACGATGCGCCGGATCGCGGTCCACGCCGACTACCTCAACCCGCGGACCGCCACCGTCCCCAACCAGGTCGACAAGAGCCTGCAGACCACCCGCCGGTTCGACGCCCTGAAGCTCTGGATGACGCTGCGCACGATGGGCGCCGACCAGCTCGGGGAGATGTTCGACACCGTCGTCGACCGGGCGCAGGAGACCTTCCGCCGGCTGACCGCCGACCCCGACTTCGAGGTGGCCGCCGTCCCCACCCTCAGCACGGTGCTGTTCCGCTACCGGCCGCCGTGGCTGACCGCCGACGACTGCGACCGGCTGATGCCCCGGCTACGCGCGCGGCTCTTCGACAGCGGGGTCGCGATCATCGCCGGCACCACCCTGGGCCGCCACTACTGGCTCAAGTTCACCCTGCTCAACCCCGACACCAACGGCGAGCACATCCGGTCCGTGCTGGAGCTGATCCGGCGTACCGCCCGGGACCTGCTCGACGAGGAGTGGGACTGCGACCCGGCGATCGAGCCGGCGACGGTCGCCGCCGGAGGTGCGTGA
- a CDS encoding siderophore-interacting protein, translating into MKRNWEGLVLKVLGGRDFRLTVLEHEPVNGHYQRIRVDGGDLLASCDPHPTAWIRLWFDNGGRPHQRAYTIVDPDPATGRFTLEFALHDGCAARWVQSVQVGDTIDATVQGSAFSLPDPAPRHLYLVGDAASIPAINSLLDAADGTAATIWLEYAHDGERDLPLRTREQHAVTWVPRRDQGRHLVDTVRAALTGADDEALYWVACEAGSTRAIARHLRRDLGVDKRRVHALGYWTAG; encoded by the coding sequence ATGAAACGGAACTGGGAAGGGCTGGTTCTCAAGGTCCTCGGCGGCCGGGACTTCCGGCTGACGGTGCTCGAACACGAGCCGGTCAACGGGCACTACCAGCGGATCCGGGTGGACGGCGGCGATCTGCTGGCGTCCTGTGATCCACATCCCACCGCCTGGATCCGGCTCTGGTTCGACAACGGCGGCCGACCGCACCAGCGGGCGTACACGATCGTCGATCCCGATCCGGCGACCGGCCGGTTCACCCTCGAATTCGCGCTGCACGACGGCTGTGCCGCCCGCTGGGTGCAGTCCGTCCAGGTCGGCGACACCATCGACGCCACCGTGCAGGGCAGTGCCTTCAGCCTGCCGGACCCGGCCCCCCGGCACCTCTACCTGGTCGGCGACGCCGCGTCCATCCCGGCCATCAACAGCCTGCTCGACGCCGCCGACGGCACCGCCGCAACGATCTGGCTGGAGTACGCCCACGACGGCGAACGCGACCTGCCGCTGCGCACCCGCGAGCAGCACGCCGTCACCTGGGTACCCCGCCGAGACCAGGGCCGACACCTCGTCGACACCGTCCGGGCGGCGCTCACCGGCGCCGACGACGAGGCGCTCTACTGGGTCGCCTGCGAGGCCGGCAGCACCCGGGCGATCGCCCGCCACCTGCGCCGGGACCTCGGCGTCGACAAGCGCCGGGTACACGCGCTGGGCTACTGGACCGCCGGATGA
- a CDS encoding MFS transporter has translation MNSRLRVITALYVTQFLGYGFITIGLVSILRAGGTSLDTLALLSLIGLIWPVKFLWAPILDRYGPRRGGHYRGWLLVLQSGMVLALLALLATDPASGRIGPIAAICAAFIFFSATQDIAADAVAVRLLGDAERGTGNGIQVAASYLGNILGGGACVVAYDQFGWPVAVGLLAGLTAIGLLVVWRFREPERIDRPAATRHAYAALLTVLTQPGCRRWALGVVPLLYAGAGATYALVSPALVDAGWSLTRIGAVTGLVTSGPAVLAGLAAGGLVNRIGRAGVLATGGVALAAATLLLVPVLAGRGGLGLAGPVLCCFMAAYAVANVALYTVNMDYSRPGTGGTDFTVLASIGLICSYAASAVGLAAAARVGYPAVAVAATALILGGVALGVRHQRRHRPDSGGPNRPPVSAPTVVKQPA, from the coding sequence ATGAACAGCCGGCTGCGGGTCATCACCGCGCTCTACGTGACCCAGTTCCTGGGCTACGGGTTCATCACCATCGGCCTGGTCAGCATCCTGCGGGCCGGCGGAACCTCGCTGGACACCCTCGCGCTGCTCAGCCTGATCGGGCTGATCTGGCCGGTCAAGTTCCTCTGGGCGCCCATCCTGGACCGGTACGGGCCACGCCGGGGCGGCCACTACCGGGGCTGGCTGCTGGTGTTGCAGAGCGGCATGGTCCTCGCGCTGCTGGCGCTGCTCGCCACCGATCCGGCCAGCGGGCGGATCGGCCCCATCGCGGCGATCTGCGCCGCGTTCATCTTCTTCTCCGCCACCCAGGACATCGCCGCCGACGCGGTCGCCGTCCGGCTGCTCGGCGACGCCGAGCGGGGCACCGGCAACGGCATCCAGGTGGCCGCCAGCTACCTCGGCAACATCCTCGGCGGCGGTGCCTGCGTGGTGGCGTACGACCAGTTCGGCTGGCCGGTGGCGGTCGGCCTGCTGGCCGGGCTCACCGCGATCGGGCTGCTGGTGGTCTGGCGGTTCCGCGAACCCGAGCGGATCGACCGCCCGGCGGCCACCCGGCACGCGTACGCGGCGCTGCTGACCGTGCTCACCCAGCCCGGCTGCCGGCGGTGGGCGCTCGGCGTGGTGCCGCTCCTCTACGCCGGCGCCGGCGCCACCTACGCGCTGGTCTCCCCGGCGCTTGTCGACGCCGGCTGGTCGCTGACCCGGATCGGCGCCGTCACCGGCCTGGTGACGAGCGGGCCCGCCGTGCTGGCCGGGCTGGCGGCCGGTGGCCTGGTCAACCGGATCGGCCGGGCCGGCGTGCTGGCCACCGGCGGGGTGGCGCTGGCCGCCGCGACGCTGCTGCTGGTGCCGGTGTTGGCCGGCCGGGGCGGCCTCGGGCTGGCCGGGCCGGTGCTCTGCTGCTTCATGGCCGCGTACGCGGTGGCGAACGTCGCGCTCTACACGGTGAACATGGACTACTCCCGGCCGGGCACCGGCGGCACCGACTTCACCGTGCTCGCCTCGATCGGGCTGATCTGCTCGTACGCCGCCTCGGCGGTCGGGCTGGCGGCGGCGGCCCGGGTCGGCTACCCGGCCGTGGCGGTCGCGGCGACGGCCCTGATCCTCGGCGGCGTAGCCCTCGGCGTCCGGCACCAGCGCCGGCACCGGCCGGACAGCGGCGGCCCGAACCGTCCGCCGGTGTCAGCGCCCACCGTCGTCAAGCAGCCCGCCTGA
- a CDS encoding GNAT family N-acetyltransferase — translation MSDRPRIRVELTERVDVAVLAEVYRVVHAADLGLVDHSDPTVEQRLDWTAQAPGFAATIGYADDRVVGAVLGAPLPPETLWWRDLSSDADPDLVREWPGRTFAVCEAFVLPEFQRQQVGLRLFPELLASRPEQRASLAVADSNTGVWRAMELRGWQRVGDLVPFPGWRRHAMFVRPLPLDADPAGTDPPVPAGRPSGGLLDDGGR, via the coding sequence ATGAGCGACCGACCACGAATCCGCGTCGAGTTGACCGAGCGGGTCGACGTCGCCGTCCTCGCCGAGGTCTACCGCGTGGTGCACGCCGCCGACCTGGGTCTGGTCGACCACAGCGACCCCACCGTCGAGCAGCGGCTCGACTGGACCGCCCAGGCACCGGGCTTCGCCGCCACCATCGGGTACGCCGACGACCGGGTCGTCGGCGCGGTGCTCGGCGCCCCGCTGCCACCGGAGACCCTCTGGTGGCGGGACCTGAGCTCCGACGCCGACCCCGATCTGGTACGCGAGTGGCCCGGTCGCACCTTCGCGGTCTGCGAGGCCTTCGTCCTGCCGGAGTTCCAGCGCCAGCAGGTCGGCCTCCGACTCTTCCCGGAGTTGCTGGCCAGCCGCCCGGAGCAGCGGGCCAGCCTGGCCGTGGCGGACAGCAACACCGGCGTCTGGCGGGCGATGGAGTTGCGCGGCTGGCAGCGCGTCGGCGACCTGGTGCCGTTCCCGGGCTGGCGCCGGCACGCGATGTTCGTCCGGCCGCTGCCGCTGGACGCCGATCCGGCCGGCACCGATCCGCCGGTGCCGGCCGGTCGGCCGTCAGGCGGGCTGCTTGACGACGGTGGGCGCTGA